Proteins from a genomic interval of Nitrospina gracilis Nb-211:
- a CDS encoding GNAT family N-acetyltransferase, which yields MGSRIAPYPHMQVLEGDMVTFKRFRFLEPGLVSLLDSSTTALENNHKVLVLVYKNDPLGCISLIHFPRHDAQQRVVYNARLDLVIVANGFRGMGIGRSLMLLGISSLLETLGSSLHSVIAATPHPAVDRVLRGLEFTLLPAQDGSLQRMLDLQGLDRPGLLHVVGDKTDESLKRMHHNLRRLVFKV from the coding sequence GTGGGAAGCCGCATTGCTCCCTACCCCCACATGCAGGTGCTGGAGGGCGACATGGTCACCTTCAAGCGCTTCCGCTTTCTGGAGCCGGGACTGGTGAGCCTTTTGGACTCCAGTACGACCGCATTGGAAAACAACCATAAGGTACTGGTCCTCGTTTACAAAAACGATCCGTTGGGCTGTATCTCTCTCATTCATTTTCCCCGCCACGACGCGCAACAACGAGTGGTTTACAATGCGCGGCTGGACCTGGTGATCGTCGCCAACGGCTTTCGCGGCATGGGCATCGGCCGCTCGCTGATGCTCCTGGGCATAAGCTCCCTGCTGGAAACACTGGGAAGTTCCCTGCACTCGGTCATCGCCGCCACGCCGCACCCCGCGGTGGACCGGGTATTGCGGGGCCTGGAGTTCACCCTGCTTCCCGCGCAAGACGGGTCCCTGCAACGGATGCTGGATCTTCAAGGACTGGATCGGCCCGGCCTGCTCCACGTCGTTGGCGACAAAACCGACGAGTCGCTCAAGCGCATGCATCACAACCTGCGCCGGCTGGTGTTCAAAGTCTGA
- a CDS encoding formylglycine-generating enzyme family protein: MIRIRGLLMGLVWCMAAACSDSSVEQIEVTVPPGVTVPENMVYIPEGEFFFGDPSDPKTALGKRVNLPAYLIDRFEATRGEYSKFDSTYKVDSSLVKFPKVLVDYEQARAFCEWKGKRLPTEQEWEKAARGTDRRKWAWLNFEPHPNNGFSGFLPEPVDKRTEWISPYGVYGMGHNVWEWTSTDYDYNGMPGSEQGRFKVIRGGLLQSHLKIDFTPTWHRNYMDPGARYNFLGFRCAKDV, encoded by the coding sequence ATGATCCGGATACGCGGCCTGCTGATGGGTTTGGTGTGGTGCATGGCGGCTGCCTGCTCCGACAGTTCCGTGGAGCAGATCGAGGTCACCGTGCCGCCGGGCGTCACCGTTCCGGAAAACATGGTTTACATTCCCGAAGGTGAGTTCTTCTTCGGCGATCCCTCCGACCCCAAGACCGCGCTCGGCAAGCGTGTGAACCTCCCCGCTTACCTCATCGACCGGTTTGAAGCGACCCGCGGCGAATACAGTAAATTCGATTCCACCTACAAAGTGGATTCCAGCCTCGTCAAGTTTCCCAAGGTGCTGGTGGATTACGAACAGGCCCGCGCGTTTTGCGAGTGGAAGGGCAAACGTCTGCCGACCGAACAGGAATGGGAAAAGGCGGCGCGCGGCACCGATCGCAGAAAATGGGCGTGGCTGAATTTTGAACCGCACCCGAATAACGGCTTCTCCGGGTTTTTACCGGAGCCGGTAGACAAACGGACCGAATGGATCAGCCCCTACGGCGTGTATGGCATGGGGCACAACGTGTGGGAATGGACGTCCACCGACTACGACTACAACGGCATGCCGGGATCGGAGCAGGGGCGCTTCAAGGTGATCCGCGGCGGCCTTCTGCAGAGCCACCTCAAGATCGACTTCACCCCCACCTGGCACCGCAATTACATGGACCCCGGTGCGCGTTACAATTTTCTAGGGTTTCGTTGCGCGAAAGACGTTTGA
- a CDS encoding 2Fe-2S iron-sulfur cluster-binding protein: MLTVHFEKQNRTIQVEPGTNLREAAIANKIGIYQHIFKILNCRGRGLCSSCRVEIASGNVAPRNEVEENNLKKSLTINPNLRLACQIKVEDNLVVRSHV, from the coding sequence ATGCTGACCGTTCATTTTGAAAAACAGAACCGCACCATCCAGGTAGAGCCCGGCACCAATCTGCGGGAAGCCGCGATCGCCAACAAAATCGGCATCTACCAGCATATATTCAAGATTCTCAACTGCCGGGGACGCGGCCTGTGTTCGTCCTGCCGGGTGGAAATCGCGTCGGGAAACGTCGCGCCCCGAAACGAAGTGGAAGAGAACAACCTCAAAAAATCACTCACCATAAATCCCAACCTGCGGCTGGCCTGCCAGATCAAGGTGGAAGACAACCTGGTGGTCCGCTCGCACGTTTGA
- a CDS encoding rod shape-determining protein, protein MPSLWSHLVNLFTSDIAMDLGTANTLMYVRNQGILLNEPSIVAVSNNGVGVQRVEAVGLEAKRMYGRTHAKLQAIRPMKDGVIADFEITNKMISYFIKKVLTHYRLVKPRMVVGIPTCITQVEKKAVIDAALLSGVREVYLVEEPMAAAIGVGIPVHLPEGNMVIDIGGGTSDVAVTCLSSIAYGESIRLGGDEMDEAIQRYMRIQHHLNVGIFEAERVKIAVGSAYPQPKPLTTQMRGLNVKTGVPTSILVNDEEIREALKEPLGAITGAVLRALEKTPPELSGDIYTNGLYLTGGGALIRGLNKLLEETTSLKVNQPEDPLLSIVKGAGKVIDQFRELRKVCIN, encoded by the coding sequence ATGCCTAGTTTATGGAGTCACCTCGTCAACCTGTTCACCTCGGACATCGCCATGGACCTGGGCACGGCGAACACGCTGATGTACGTGCGCAACCAGGGCATCCTGCTCAACGAGCCGTCGATCGTCGCCGTCAGCAACAACGGCGTCGGCGTTCAGCGTGTGGAAGCGGTGGGCCTGGAAGCCAAGCGCATGTACGGCCGGACCCACGCCAAGCTGCAGGCCATCCGCCCGATGAAAGACGGCGTCATCGCCGACTTCGAGATCACCAACAAAATGATTTCGTATTTCATCAAAAAGGTGCTGACGCATTACCGGCTGGTGAAACCGCGCATGGTGGTGGGCATCCCGACCTGCATCACGCAGGTGGAAAAGAAAGCCGTCATCGACGCCGCGCTTCTGTCCGGCGTGCGCGAGGTGTACCTGGTGGAAGAACCCATGGCGGCGGCCATCGGCGTCGGCATCCCCGTGCATCTGCCGGAAGGCAACATGGTGATCGACATCGGCGGCGGCACCTCGGACGTTGCCGTCACCTGCCTGTCCTCCATCGCGTATGGCGAGTCCATCCGGCTGGGCGGCGACGAGATGGACGAAGCCATCCAACGCTACATGCGCATCCAGCATCATCTCAACGTCGGTATCTTCGAAGCCGAGCGCGTGAAGATCGCCGTCGGCAGTGCATACCCCCAACCGAAACCGCTGACCACGCAGATGCGCGGCCTGAACGTGAAGACCGGCGTGCCGACCTCCATCCTGGTCAATGATGAGGAAATCCGCGAAGCGTTGAAGGAACCGCTGGGGGCCATCACCGGCGCGGTGCTGAGGGCGCTGGAGAAAACCCCGCCGGAACTCTCCGGCGACATCTACACCAACGGCCTGTACCTGACCGGCGGCGGCGCCTTGATCCGCGGCCTCAACAAACTGCTCGAAGAAACCACCAGCCTCAAAGTCAACCAGCCGGAGGACCCTCTGCTCAGCATCGTGAAGGGCGCGGGAAAGGTCATCGACCAGTTCCGCGAGCTGAGAAAAGTTTGCATCAATTGA
- a CDS encoding Mov34/MPN/PAD-1 family protein has protein sequence MISLAADKLEDARQHALDEYPYECCGIIIGKPDTDKEDILFRCTNIQNQLHQKDPQTFVRDARTAFYIDPKELMAILREAEQKKLAIKLFYHSHPEHDAYFSEEDKAMALFDGQPTYPEARYLVISVYNREIRDQAFFEWNSDSQSFEKRG, from the coding sequence ATGATCTCACTGGCCGCCGACAAGCTGGAAGATGCGCGCCAACATGCGCTCGATGAATACCCATACGAGTGCTGTGGAATCATCATCGGCAAGCCCGATACGGATAAAGAGGACATCCTTTTCCGGTGCACCAACATTCAGAACCAGTTGCACCAAAAGGACCCTCAAACGTTTGTGCGAGACGCACGCACCGCCTTTTACATCGACCCCAAGGAGTTGATGGCGATTTTGCGCGAGGCGGAACAGAAAAAGCTGGCGATCAAGTTGTTTTATCATTCCCATCCGGAGCACGACGCGTACTTCTCCGAGGAAGATAAGGCAATGGCCTTGTTCGACGGTCAGCCGACCTATCCCGAGGCCCGGTACCTGGTGATTTCTGTGTATAATAGGGAAATACGGGATCAGGCGTTCTTCGAATGGAACTCCGATTCCCAATCGTTTGAAAAACGGGGTTGA
- a CDS encoding ATP-binding protein encodes MKFWKKISLRQKLIGIIMLTSTVALLLAVTGLSIHDILTFRNTQTRELTGLAQIIGAHSTASLRFQDSQTGNELLQALKTDSRIVAAALYDRQGNLFAYYHRQGKGPETFPKPVPGSPAELHEADHINLFHPITANGDRIGTLYLQSGTHLLDERLRYYGIVSGIVFFLSLLVSFLISSRLQHTVSSPILDLAETINRVSKEQNFSIRAQKDREDELGVLVNQFNVLLEQIQERDQALLLAHEELEAKVEERTCDLQHEIEVREKSENALRESEQRLQNVLDYATPVVYMKDLKRRFLLVNHQFVNLFGLTNDQVRGKTSEEIFPQNVLDQFFLKEEDVLRIGQSVETEELVAQNSSTDTYLSVKFPLHDSNGEIYGLCGLCTNITERKQFEGQLQQAKVAAEAANMAKSTFIANMSHEIRTPLNAILGYSQILQRDQRLDPEQRKAVETIISSGNNLLALISDILDISKIEAGRMELQPAPFSLDMLLDHLLAMFKLRSEQKGLELEVTPLPEGKAVVYGDEAKLKQVLINLISNAVKFTDQGKIIISVTPESNHHYRFEVTDTGQGIRPEDLHSIFDPFRQGAQGIKSGGTGLGLAIARKQVILLGSDLKVESEIGRGTRFQFTIKLPPPLKEVEPADDAFQFVSRLEEGQHITALVADDVEENREVLCRFLKSIGIQTIEAEDGLEAVERTREHLPDIIFMDIRMPKMDGTRAIQEIIREFGNDRFKIVVITASALEHEIERFLQLGCHDIILKPFRTQEVFNSLQKLLEVKFEYRQVEKPAPPPETPDDYSHFVVPQELLKGLRDAAEFYNITQLKKYLEDLEGDSRELAIHLKSYVQTYDMEGILKILDQVQVEN; translated from the coding sequence ATGAAATTCTGGAAAAAGATATCCCTCCGGCAAAAACTGATCGGCATCATCATGCTGACCAGTACGGTGGCTCTGCTGTTGGCGGTCACCGGGCTGAGCATCCACGATATTCTCACATTCCGCAACACACAGACCCGTGAGTTGACCGGGCTGGCACAGATCATAGGCGCGCACAGCACCGCATCCCTCCGATTTCAGGACTCCCAGACCGGAAACGAACTCCTGCAAGCGCTCAAAACGGACTCGCGCATTGTCGCCGCGGCGTTGTACGACAGACAGGGCAATTTGTTTGCCTATTACCACAGGCAGGGAAAGGGGCCGGAAACCTTTCCCAAACCGGTTCCCGGAAGCCCGGCGGAGCTCCACGAGGCAGATCATATAAACCTGTTTCACCCCATCACCGCAAACGGGGACCGCATCGGCACCCTGTACCTTCAGTCGGGCACCCATCTGCTCGACGAGCGGCTTCGGTATTACGGCATCGTGTCGGGTATCGTGTTTTTCCTGTCTCTCCTGGTATCGTTTCTGATTTCATCCCGCCTGCAACACACTGTCTCCTCTCCCATTCTCGATCTCGCGGAAACCATCAACCGCGTTTCCAAGGAACAGAATTTTTCCATCCGCGCGCAAAAAGACCGCGAAGACGAACTGGGGGTCCTCGTCAACCAGTTCAATGTCCTGTTGGAACAGATTCAGGAACGCGACCAGGCCCTTCTCCTGGCGCATGAGGAGCTGGAGGCAAAAGTCGAGGAGCGTACCTGCGATCTGCAACATGAAATCGAGGTGCGGGAAAAGTCGGAGAACGCACTGCGCGAAAGCGAACAGCGCCTGCAGAACGTGCTCGATTACGCCACGCCGGTGGTGTACATGAAGGACCTGAAGCGCCGCTTCCTGCTGGTCAACCACCAGTTCGTGAACCTGTTCGGGTTGACCAACGATCAGGTGCGCGGCAAAACCTCCGAGGAAATTTTTCCCCAGAACGTGCTGGATCAATTTTTCCTGAAGGAAGAAGACGTCCTGCGCATCGGCCAGTCCGTGGAGACCGAGGAACTGGTGGCCCAGAACAGCTCCACCGACACGTATCTTTCGGTCAAGTTTCCTCTTCATGATTCGAACGGCGAAATCTACGGCCTGTGTGGTCTGTGCACCAACATCACCGAACGCAAACAGTTTGAGGGACAGTTGCAACAGGCCAAAGTGGCGGCGGAAGCGGCCAACATGGCGAAGAGCACCTTCATCGCCAACATGAGCCATGAAATCCGCACGCCGCTCAACGCCATCCTGGGTTATTCACAGATCCTTCAACGCGACCAGCGCCTCGACCCGGAACAACGCAAGGCTGTGGAGACCATCATCTCGAGCGGCAACAACCTGCTGGCTCTCATCAGCGATATTCTCGATATCTCAAAAATCGAAGCAGGCCGCATGGAACTGCAACCGGCTCCCTTCAGCCTGGACATGCTTCTCGACCATCTCCTCGCCATGTTCAAACTGCGAAGCGAACAGAAGGGGCTGGAACTGGAAGTCACCCCGCTTCCGGAGGGAAAGGCCGTGGTGTATGGGGATGAAGCCAAGTTGAAGCAGGTGCTCATCAACCTCATCAGCAATGCGGTCAAATTCACCGACCAGGGCAAGATCATCATTTCCGTCACTCCCGAAAGCAACCACCACTATCGCTTTGAAGTCACCGACACCGGCCAGGGCATCCGCCCGGAAGATTTGCATTCCATCTTCGACCCGTTCCGGCAGGGAGCCCAGGGCATCAAGTCGGGCGGGACCGGCCTGGGGCTGGCCATCGCGCGCAAGCAGGTGATCCTGCTGGGGTCTGATTTGAAGGTGGAATCGGAAATCGGGCGGGGGACCCGCTTCCAATTCACCATCAAACTGCCGCCGCCGTTGAAAGAAGTGGAGCCGGCGGACGATGCGTTTCAGTTCGTGTCGCGGTTGGAAGAAGGCCAGCACATCACCGCTCTGGTCGCCGACGACGTCGAGGAAAACCGCGAGGTGCTGTGCCGGTTTCTGAAAAGCATCGGCATCCAGACCATCGAGGCGGAAGACGGGTTGGAAGCAGTGGAAAGGACGCGCGAGCACCTGCCCGACATCATATTCATGGACATTCGCATGCCCAAAATGGACGGCACCCGCGCCATTCAGGAAATCATCCGCGAATTCGGCAACGACCGCTTTAAGATCGTGGTCATCACCGCCTCCGCCCTGGAACACGAAATCGAGCGGTTCCTGCAACTGGGTTGCCACGACATCATCCTGAAACCGTTCCGCACGCAGGAGGTATTCAATTCCCTGCAAAAGCTCCTGGAGGTGAAATTCGAATACCGGCAGGTGGAAAAGCCCGCACCCCCTCCCGAAACTCCGGACGACTACTCCCACTTCGTGGTGCCACAGGAACTGCTCAAAGGCCTGCGGGACGCGGCAGAGTTCTACAACATCACCCAGCTCAAAAAATACCTCGAAGACCTGGAAGGCGACAGCCGCGAGCTGGCCATCCACCTGAAATCGTACGTCCAAACCTACGATATGGAAGGCATTCTCAAAATTCTCGACCAGGTGCAGGTTGAAAACTGA
- a CDS encoding diguanylate cyclase domain-containing protein: MATDNPLNNLMDIICNLADAYTAALFVLQPDAETLTLRAHQSLSAQIKSDASFKIGQGLLGRSAFDLKPLAKDFSHETAPKLELYRRKEDLKSLWVIPLVDDDTLKGILYIDSKEQYHVPTKVQKMMTPLMNQVLWHLEQETAPVSFAGEPADFAALLKWCRFLAESPDLRALSERFVHIPKNIMQMDALAVVWFDENGDGRLAASRGWGAGLKDLPLDLGTGICGQTAKSASPVLIGDTKNRPFVLFAKNENVGTFASLLAVPMNPKRHPTGVVLCATQRVGGLQPVDLGRLLWMTTFALQSPALGAAEKEDTAAPRSLHTPYFAAVQAVSVEDEIFSPDRTISMLSVHFTNLDVLARKQGFEASETILNEAATRLAAVLPQPKLVFKAGETTLAALLVNVTGEQALALEPEIQQALGDPAFACGDTLYCPELEFGVSAYPEDGDHLTALLVSSLTRITPTGGNVHA, encoded by the coding sequence ATGGCCACCGACAATCCGCTGAACAACCTGATGGACATCATCTGCAACCTCGCCGATGCCTACACGGCAGCGTTGTTCGTCCTTCAGCCGGATGCGGAAACGCTGACCCTCCGCGCACATCAGTCACTCAGCGCGCAGATCAAAAGCGACGCGTCGTTCAAGATCGGGCAGGGCCTGCTGGGCCGCTCCGCGTTCGATCTGAAACCGCTGGCGAAGGATTTCTCCCACGAAACCGCACCGAAGCTGGAACTGTACCGCAGGAAGGAAGATTTGAAATCGCTGTGGGTGATTCCGCTGGTGGACGACGACACGTTGAAAGGGATTCTGTACATCGATTCGAAAGAGCAGTACCACGTGCCCACCAAGGTGCAGAAGATGATGACGCCGCTCATGAACCAGGTCCTGTGGCACCTGGAGCAGGAAACCGCACCGGTTTCGTTTGCCGGCGAGCCGGCGGACTTTGCGGCGCTCCTCAAATGGTGCCGTTTTCTGGCGGAGTCGCCGGACCTGCGGGCGTTGAGTGAACGCTTCGTGCACATCCCGAAAAACATCATGCAGATGGACGCCCTCGCCGTGGTGTGGTTCGACGAAAACGGCGACGGGCGCCTCGCCGCCTCGCGCGGGTGGGGTGCGGGTCTCAAGGACCTGCCGCTGGACCTCGGCACGGGGATCTGCGGGCAGACGGCAAAGTCGGCCAGCCCCGTATTGATCGGCGACACCAAGAACCGGCCGTTCGTCCTGTTCGCCAAAAACGAAAACGTCGGCACGTTTGCGTCGCTCCTCGCCGTGCCCATGAACCCCAAGCGCCATCCCACCGGCGTGGTGCTGTGCGCCACCCAGAGGGTGGGTGGCCTGCAACCGGTGGACCTGGGACGGCTGTTGTGGATGACCACCTTCGCCCTGCAATCCCCGGCGCTGGGTGCGGCGGAAAAAGAAGACACTGCGGCGCCGCGGTCCCTGCACACGCCGTATTTCGCCGCCGTGCAGGCGGTCAGCGTGGAAGACGAAATTTTCAGTCCCGACCGCACAATCAGCATGCTGAGCGTTCACTTCACCAACCTCGATGTGCTGGCGCGCAAGCAGGGGTTTGAAGCCAGCGAGACCATATTGAACGAAGCCGCCACGCGCCTGGCCGCGGTCCTGCCCCAGCCGAAGCTGGTTTTCAAGGCGGGGGAGACCACGCTGGCCGCGCTTCTGGTCAACGTGACCGGCGAGCAGGCGCTGGCGCTGGAGCCGGAAATCCAGCAGGCGCTGGGCGACCCCGCCTTTGCCTGTGGCGACACCCTGTACTGCCCGGAACTGGAGTTCGGCGTCTCCGCCTACCCCGAGGATGGCGATCACCTGACCGCACTGCTGGTGTCTTCCCTCACCCGCATCACCCCCACCGGAGGCAACGTGCATGCCTAG
- a CDS encoding NifU family protein, with protein MKDEVESVLDTLRPQLMQDGGNVELVDIEDGIVKLRLVGSCSSCSSSTMTLKMGIERALKKAIPMVRCIEAVE; from the coding sequence ATGAAAGATGAAGTGGAGTCCGTTCTCGACACCTTGCGGCCACAACTCATGCAGGACGGCGGCAACGTGGAGCTGGTGGACATCGAAGATGGAATCGTGAAACTGCGGCTGGTGGGTTCATGCAGTTCCTGTTCCAGTTCCACGATGACCCTGAAAATGGGCATCGAACGCGCCTTGAAAAAAGCCATTCCCATGGTACGCTGTATAGAGGCGGTTGAGTAA
- a CDS encoding YfhL family 4Fe-4S dicluster ferredoxin: MALMITEDCVNCGVCEPECPNEAIAEGDEIYIIDWERCTECVGWYEEPQCVEVCPVDCIPKDPEHVETEEELLEKKKALVGDED, from the coding sequence ATGGCTTTGATGATCACCGAGGATTGTGTCAACTGTGGAGTCTGTGAACCCGAATGCCCGAATGAAGCCATAGCCGAAGGCGACGAAATCTATATCATCGACTGGGAGCGGTGCACCGAGTGCGTGGGCTGGTACGAAGAGCCCCAGTGCGTGGAAGTGTGCCCGGTGGACTGCATTCCGAAGGATCCGGAACACGTGGAAACCGAAGAGGAGCTTCTCGAGAAGAAGAAAGCCCTCGTCGGCGACGAAGACTGA
- a CDS encoding peroxiredoxin family protein produces the protein MRQVISTRPPCQPGRFHFRHFFFGLAILLAAGLLFAATAVADTETTPAPPFTLKSLDGGKRSLQDYRGRYLLLNFWATWCGPCKIEMPSLEALHRRFEAANLTVLGVSNDPFGERVVEPFMKAYDLTFPVLLDPNQEISKRYGVHSLPTTFLIDPEGRILGVLAGAEDWSKPETIAYFMDLLNVQRGTPRKSSASVP, from the coding sequence ATGCGTCAGGTAATTTCGACCCGGCCGCCGTGCCAGCCGGGTCGTTTTCATTTCAGGCACTTCTTTTTCGGGCTGGCGATTCTGCTGGCGGCGGGATTGCTGTTCGCGGCGACGGCGGTGGCGGATACCGAAACCACCCCCGCACCTCCATTCACTCTAAAATCCCTGGACGGCGGCAAGCGTTCGCTCCAGGATTACCGCGGACGCTACCTGCTCCTCAACTTCTGGGCCACCTGGTGCGGTCCGTGCAAAATAGAAATGCCTTCGCTGGAAGCCCTGCACCGCCGGTTTGAAGCGGCCAACCTGACCGTGCTCGGCGTCTCCAACGATCCCTTCGGCGAACGGGTGGTCGAACCGTTCATGAAGGCCTATGACCTGACGTTTCCCGTCCTGCTCGACCCCAACCAGGAAATCAGCAAACGGTATGGCGTGCACAGTCTGCCGACCACCTTTCTGATCGATCCCGAAGGCAGGATTCTGGGCGTGCTGGCCGGAGCGGAAGACTGGTCCAAGCCGGAGACCATCGCCTACTTCATGGACCTGCTGAACGTACAGAGGGGCACGCCGCGGAAAAGCTCCGCTTCCGTACCCTGA
- a CDS encoding SUMF1/EgtB/PvdO family nonheme iron enzyme, which produces MRAFITHLICILCLSAWPAFAHDGDRPDRPLEGDMAHIPAGQFIFGTDKVDKTGDLLAVGVPKPLYKDEQPQQKPFLKGYYIDRYEVTNRRYKQYVDALGAVPPEYWENGTYPAGEDDLPVVWVSWYDAANFCGWAGKRLPTEKEWERAARGTEGREYPWGNEFDAQKAHLPKNSRTRLKLHKVGSHPEGATPEGVHDLVGNVWEWVADDYNGYKGNDKQLTGFGQGQKVLRGHSAANTGHFPGGFYDIVLKEFARAGYRQYTPPDSMGPDVGFRCASSHAPKHYKETTQAAFSNTPSSNNASGSNPFGNSSDASSGTNGETSSDSGSLFSASASNPFQPESTLPKANILLLSILSLLAGLFSFLSPCTLPILPAYFAVTAQTTRTRMTLNSFAFFCGLASLFILMGASASFLGSLLRDYLFSLTTWGGVLVLIFGVMTLFGKGFSGATFQNAPASTFIGYFLFGATFAMGWTPCVGPILSGILILAASEKTILQGMTLLFFFAVGLGMPLVILSAFCSHLSKDSWFWRMLRGKGWNVQLGNRTLLLHSTNLFSGLLLIGLGYALAAGYLTYFNSMIPIELQIWFSGFEEKVVEWLS; this is translated from the coding sequence GTGCGTGCATTCATCACACATCTGATCTGCATCCTGTGCCTCAGTGCCTGGCCCGCCTTCGCCCACGACGGCGACCGGCCGGACCGTCCGCTGGAAGGCGACATGGCGCACATTCCCGCCGGACAGTTCATCTTCGGCACCGACAAGGTGGACAAAACCGGAGACCTGCTGGCGGTCGGCGTGCCCAAGCCCCTGTACAAAGACGAACAACCCCAGCAGAAACCCTTTCTCAAAGGGTATTACATCGACCGCTACGAAGTGACGAACCGCCGCTACAAGCAGTATGTGGACGCACTTGGCGCGGTGCCGCCGGAATACTGGGAAAACGGCACCTACCCCGCGGGGGAGGACGACCTGCCGGTGGTCTGGGTTTCCTGGTACGACGCGGCCAACTTCTGCGGCTGGGCGGGCAAGCGTCTGCCCACGGAGAAGGAATGGGAACGCGCCGCGCGCGGAACGGAAGGACGCGAATACCCGTGGGGAAATGAGTTCGACGCCCAAAAAGCCCACCTGCCCAAAAACTCGCGCACCCGGTTGAAACTGCACAAGGTCGGCTCGCATCCGGAAGGCGCCACGCCTGAAGGTGTGCACGACCTGGTCGGCAACGTGTGGGAATGGGTGGCGGACGATTACAATGGATACAAAGGCAACGACAAACAACTGACCGGATTCGGGCAGGGACAAAAAGTTCTGCGCGGCCATTCGGCGGCCAATACCGGACATTTCCCCGGCGGCTTTTATGACATCGTATTAAAAGAGTTCGCCCGTGCGGGTTACCGGCAGTACACGCCGCCGGACTCGATGGGACCGGACGTGGGATTCCGCTGTGCCAGTAGTCACGCGCCCAAGCACTACAAGGAGACCACGCAGGCCGCATTTTCCAACACGCCATCGAGCAACAACGCGTCCGGCTCGAATCCTTTCGGCAACAGTAGCGACGCCTCGTCCGGCACAAACGGCGAAACGTCGTCCGACAGCGGCAGTCTGTTTTCCGCCAGCGCGTCCAATCCCTTTCAACCCGAATCCACCCTGCCGAAGGCCAACATTCTTCTGTTGAGCATCCTGTCCTTGCTGGCCGGGCTGTTCAGTTTTCTGTCTCCATGCACCCTGCCGATTTTGCCTGCGTACTTCGCCGTCACCGCGCAGACCACGCGGACGCGCATGACGCTCAACTCGTTCGCGTTTTTCTGCGGGCTGGCATCGCTGTTCATCCTGATGGGCGCGTCGGCGAGTTTTCTGGGAAGCCTGCTTCGCGACTACCTGTTTTCGCTGACCACCTGGGGCGGCGTTTTGGTTTTGATTTTCGGCGTGATGACGCTCTTCGGCAAAGGGTTTTCCGGCGCCACGTTTCAAAACGCACCGGCCTCCACCTTCATCGGCTATTTTCTGTTCGGCGCGACGTTCGCCATGGGTTGGACGCCTTGCGTGGGACCCATCCTCTCCGGCATCCTGATTCTTGCCGCATCGGAAAAAACCATCCTGCAGGGCATGACGCTGTTGTTCTTTTTCGCGGTGGGGCTGGGCATGCCGCTGGTCATCCTGTCCGCGTTTTGCAGTCATCTCAGCAAGGACAGCTGGTTCTGGCGCATGTTGCGCGGCAAGGGCTGGAACGTGCAGTTGGGCAATCGCACACTCCTTTTGCACTCGACCAATTTGTTCAGCGGCCTGTTGTTGATCGGCCTCGGCTACGCGTTGGCCGCGGGCTACCTGACCTACTTCAACAGCATGATCCCGATCGAACTGCAGATCTGGTTCAGCGGCTTCGAAGAAAAGGTGGTGGAATGGCTGTCGTGA